A stretch of DNA from Micromonospora sp. NBC_01813:
CTGACTCAGGTTGAACCACTCGACCCCGTCGATGTAGCCCTTGAGATGGTGCGGCGTCCACTCCAGGGCGAAGTTGTGCCACCGCGACAGGTCGACACCGCAACGTTGGACGAACTCCTGCCTCTTCGGGGTGTGGTTCGGGTAGTGCAGGAACGCCTCCGCGCAGTCCTCGCCGGGCGACTCGTTCTCCAGGTAGTCGTACTCGGCGCCCTCCGGCCACTCGTTGTTGGTGGGCCAGACGATCAGCACCGGGTGGTACTGCCGGTTGTTGTTCGGGCCGGTGGCCTGCGACCGGGCTCGCACCTCCCACCGTCCGAACCGCTGGGAAAGCTTGCTGCCGAGCCAGCCGGTGTCCCCGTTGGCCTCGCCCGTCATCCGGGCGATGCCGCCCACGACCCGGGTGTTCGCCTCGCACCGGAGGCCGTTTCCGTCGTGCCCCTCGTCGCACCCGTTGGGCCCGCCTTGCAGGTTCCACTTCGACTGGTCCGGCACCGCGGGAGCGGACTCGCTGCCGTAGTTGAACTCGTCGGAGGCCGGCAGCGGCGTACCCCAGTCGAATCGCCCGGCCGCGGTGTCGCCGTCCGACGGTGGCGGCTGGGTGGGCGGGGCCGGCCGGGCACCGGACGGCAGGTAGTCGCAGGCGGTGGCCCGCCAGGTCATCCCGGCCGGGCCCATCAGCTGCGCGGTCACATTGGCCCTGGCCGCGCCAGCCGGAGCGGTGAAGTCGCCAGCGACCCGGGTCCACCGCTCGGTGTCGGTCCCGGTCACCGCGACCCCGGGTCCCTTGTCATGACCGAGGTACGCGCCGGCCGCCGAGTACCAGTCGACCTGCATGTGGACGGTGACCTCGGTCGTCGGTCCGCTCACCCAGGTGTCCATCGCGAAGGTCCATTCCTCACCCGGCAGCACCACCTTTTGCGGAAGGTACATCTCCGGATCGAGGCCGTTGGCGCTCGGCTGGGAGTAGGCGAAGTTGGCGACCACGTGCCCGCTGACCGCCACCCGACTCGGGGTGGCCCCGGTGCCGTGTCGGCCCCAGCCCGCCAGGTCCCGGTCCAGCACCGGATTGGCGCAGGTGTTCACGCTCGTGCCGGTGCGGCCCTCGGCGACGTGGGCAACCGGGCCGCCAGCATCGGATGGGGCCGCGGTAGCCGCGAGCGTGCCGGCGGTGGCCCCGAGGACCACCGCCGAAACGGCGGCGGTGACGACTCGCCCTCGTGACATGCGCAAGAGGTTCCTCCCTCCATCGAGTGGACCGCGCGCACCCTGCGATCCGCCCGGTCTCGGGTCGCGGCACCGTCCGGCGCCCGGTTGGGGCGCTGGCGGCATCCTGCGCGCCGGCGGTACACCGCGGGTCTTCACCGGGAGGGGGACCGCTGGAGGGTCAGCATCAGCCGGCCCGTCCCGCGTCGTCGGACGACGACGCGGGACGGGCCGCACGGCGGTCACACCGTGGTGCGGGACCACTGCTGGTTGCTGCCGCTGTGGCAGGTGAACTGCTGGATGTCGGCGCCGTCGCCGGTGCCGGCGTTCACGACGTCGAGGCATTTGCCGCTGTGCCGGGCGCGCAGCTGGTGGAAACCGTCGACTGCCACCCACTGCCATTGCTGGTTGGTGCCGGCGCCGCAGGTGTACTGGATGATGTTGGCGCCGTCAGCGGTCGATCCGGCGGCGACGTCGAGGCACTTGCCGCTGTTCTGGTTGACGATGCGGAGGTAGCCGCCGCCGGCATCCTGGAACTCCCAGCGTTGGTTGCCGCCGCCGTTCCAGCCGTACTGCTTGACCTCGGCGTTGTTGGCGGTGGAGTTGCTCACCACGTCCATGACCCGGCCGCTGTTGCGGTTCGTCACCCGGTGGTAGGTCGGCGAGTTCGCGGTGATCGTGCCGGTTGCCGTGTCGATGGTGATCGACGGAGCCCAGGTCAGGCTCATGCTGGTGGTGGAGGGAAAGGTGATCGGCAGCCAGACGTACTGCGAGTCGTTGACCGGACCACCCCACGCACCGGCCCAGCGGTCACCCAGATAGAGGTAGCTCGTCGTGTCGGTGCCCTGAATCGGCAGCACGAATGTCGGCTGGGAACGGAAGGTGGTGGAGTCCCCGGCGTTCGTCCAACTGGTCCACGGGCCGGAGATGCTCGACGCGGTCGCGTACCTGGCCTGATTGGGGCTCCAGCCGGTGGCACCCGACGTCAGCATGAAGTAGGTGCTGCCCCGCTTGAACAGGGCGGGGGCTTCCCGATGGGCATCGTTCCAGAAGTTGCCGACGAGCTCGGCGACGTTGAGGTAGTCCGGGGTGAGCCGGTAGATGTGCAGGTCGTAGTTCTCGTCGGCCGCCGAGATCATGTAGCCGGTGCCGTTGTCGTTGTACAGGGTGATGTCCCGGGACATGTGTCCGAGTGGACGGAAACTGCCATGGTAGGTGTAGCTGCCATCCACGGTGGCCGAGGAGGCCACGGCCGCGCGGGCCTCGCTGTAGTTCGCGCCGTTCTCCTTGTGCATCCACATGACGTAGCGACCGGTGCTGGCGTTGTAGACGACCTTCGGCCGTTCGATGTTGGCGACCTGCAACTCGGTGGCGGACGACTGGGTCAGGACGTCGTTGCGGAACTCCCAGTTGCGTAGGTCGGTGGAGCGGTAGACCGACACCGCCCGGAAGGTGTTGTTCGGGTTGCGGTTCTCCCCGAACCAGTAGTAGTAGTCGCCGACCTTGAGTACGCCGCCGC
This window harbors:
- a CDS encoding RICIN domain-containing protein produces the protein MRSSRRLLALTTALVATIGMAVTAVLSTGTPAHAAPVTITNGTQFADTNGSPVHAHGGGVLKVGDYYYWFGENRNPNNTFRAVSVYRSTDLRNWEFRNDVLTQSSATELQVANIERPKVVYNASTGRYVMWMHKENGANYSEARAAVASSATVDGSYTYHGSFRPLGHMSRDITLYNDNGTGYMISAADENYDLHIYRLTPDYLNVAELVGNFWNDAHREAPALFKRGSTYFMLTSGATGWSPNQARYATASSISGPWTSWTNAGDSTTFRSQPTFVLPIQGTDTTSYLYLGDRWAGAWGGPVNDSQYVWLPITFPSTTSMSLTWAPSITIDTATGTITANSPTYHRVTNRNSGRVMDVVSNSTANNAEVKQYGWNGGGNQRWEFQDAGGGYLRIVNQNSGKCLDVAAGSTADGANIIQYTCGAGTNQQWQWVAVDGFHQLRARHSGKCLDVVNAGTGDGADIQQFTCHSGSNQQWSRTTV
- a CDS encoding family 16 glycosylhydrolase, with translation MSRGRVVTAAVSAVVLGATAGTLAATAAPSDAGGPVAHVAEGRTGTSVNTCANPVLDRDLAGWGRHGTGATPSRVAVSGHVVANFAYSQPSANGLDPEMYLPQKVVLPGEEWTFAMDTWVSGPTTEVTVHMQVDWYSAAGAYLGHDKGPGVAVTGTDTERWTRVAGDFTAPAGAARANVTAQLMGPAGMTWRATACDYLPSGARPAPPTQPPPSDGDTAAGRFDWGTPLPASDEFNYGSESAPAVPDQSKWNLQGGPNGCDEGHDGNGLRCEANTRVVGGIARMTGEANGDTGWLGSKLSQRFGRWEVRARSQATGPNNNRQYHPVLIVWPTNNEWPEGAEYDYLENESPGEDCAEAFLHYPNHTPKRQEFVQRCGVDLSRWHNFALEWTPHHLKGYIDGVEWFNLSQDCIQCAPFPMNQTIQLDNFFGSDLQPAVFEIDWARVYAIPGVSR